The Juglans regia cultivar Chandler chromosome 10, Walnut 2.0, whole genome shotgun sequence genome includes the window tttttatcaCGCGTCGAGCAAACAACAATATATAGCTTTTACTTGATCAAACATCTCACAAGTTGTCTAGTGAAATCTTTGCGGAAGCCTTGATCAATTCTACATCTGATCATGGATGTCTAACTTACTTATTGTGACATGAAATTTCGGTCAATTTTCAACTTCAACTCAATTCAAACCTGTAACACCCGGGCTAAGCCCGAGTCtgctttttaaatatttttgggtttatgtGTATGAAAAACCCATTTGAAACTAACGAGaaacttttttttgaaaagattatGGGCCcaaattgcttttttttttttacgggtatcgagtttttttttttattaggcttgataattagattaaaattttttaatgggCCAGGGAGAATTGGccctaaaattttttatgagacAAGTTGCATTAATTTTAGAGGTTGAGTCGAGGCCTATAACTCACTAAAAAAGCCCAAACCAGGTATGCCCAAAACCCAAGCCTGGTGAACCAAGGTTCAGTCTCCACACCATGCATGTCTCCTCTTTCTCTAGAGTTTTCAATCAcctgatacacacacacacacacacacacacacacacacacacgctaTACATTTCACTCACACACCCTATGTAAATCATCTTCAACCTAAGCTAGGGTTGCCACCACCTGGGTTTTTGGTGAAACAACTCTTCCAAGTAGGTGTTGACAAAAGCCACTAGCCTCACTGCCCAGCCCATGTGAAAACCGGCTACCACCTTAACTTTTCCTCCATAAACCTAGAACCCACGCACCcacatcaccaccaccacccttgCTCCTCCATAGCACACTACATGTCGAAAACAACCAAAAAGCCCTTATTTTTCCACATTCAAAACAAAGTATGGCTCTCTCATAATTCACCCTAGTCGTTGCCCCCCACCAGAGCACCACCATAGCCAATTCCACTATCGTAAACCTACGGAGTGAGGACCTTGGCTAGCAACCAGGAACCACCACCAAAAGCCTCTGTTTCTTGCACCAAAACATAATGGACCCACTCTCCATCATGAGCCACTGTAAACCACTATCATTGAGAGCCCAACCACGTCGAAAACCCCACAGAAATTGTCGACCGTTTCCACCTCAGGTCCATCGTCCTCCTCATGGTAAGCCATTGTCATCTTCTCTATTTCTCCCCCTCACGCCTTTTTCTCTCATCatgttctctccctctctcgctcatctctctctctctctctctctcatcactttatctctctctcagtctcatGCCGCCACATCAACCAACTTTGACCTCCGCCCACCTCACTACCCGTTGCGACTCTCCTTCCCTCTTGGTGAGTATGGACACTTTTTTGGTACACGGTTTGGGTTGAGTGTGTATTGAGTTATGGCTTATCTTAGTTTTTCCAAACAACCCAGGCTTACTTATCTCTATTCCCAAAATATCCTTGTAAGCAGGCTGATGATACGTTGGGCTTGGTTTTCATTTACTCTGTGAAGGATTTGTTTtaggtataaatattattatagaagatatttaggattttaaattatattacttagtattagaatttttataaataaattttcagaagtaaatgtttaattttattttttttacgctgtaaatatgattaagtctattttttatattaaatgaagCATTGATGTTTACTGTAATAGACTTCGTTATAATCATGAAAAGTAAATATTAAGTTGGATGTGTCTTTGCACGTGGCCAACTTAGTTTTAATCGAATGAATATGTTAGCCATACAATCTATTTCTACAGAAAATCATTTAGAGTTTAGGGTGTTAGATGGAGAAATCAAGTGTATGTTGATTAATTTGggaagtaataatattttagggtTAAGTGAATTTTAGACATTTAGGAAAAATAGGTTTTTTAGCGTTTCAGGTTTAAGTATCGAAATACGTGTTCGATCAAAAATTTACGGAAGCtatgtgactattttataggtgacgattaatatttgctCAGCACTGTTGTGGAAAAATTCTTATAAacctaagaagtctaggtaagtagGGTTCTTATGCTAAACTTTGAATCaaagaaatgaattgaggtaaattttagaaaatatgcatgttttgttacgaaaataaatttgaaacaaccaCAGTTATTTGTTCGGCATTACTCATGAagttctgtataagaataaagtattttctggcattactgatatagacatgagctatttggcattttgtttctgaactgtgcaaaagagagcgaatatggaaatttgtgcataaattatatttttgtgatttggttCTGTTATGTTCCAAAGATGTTCTGcactctaatatgatatgatgtgatttatataacttctggcatgacattctgtttatGTTTCGTTTTAACCTTACCACGAGTGTAAAAATGTAGCCTCTGTTCgtgttggtaccaacttttctatttccgGTGCATtcactttggaagcaaagtggttttatgcgtggtctttcctatgtgcacactcggggctcctagaataataaggggaagatttcacattctgtttctgctcgattGGTCGCCTAGGTTTGGACAATCCTATCaagggggttaaacatgaaattatgTTCTGATGTGATATTTCAGTTACGCTGTGCCAAAggaattttaaataagaatatttttaaactttcgctctgttatttttgatatcatgttctgattctgcattataaaaataattatattttattttgcattttgaactctgtaaatgctcatgtttaaacactagtatatgttatttgtttactaagttgttgataagtCACCCATTATCTCCAcagtattttttagataattttgatgcatcagCTGGAAGTCAAGAATAGGGAATACTAGTAAGTTTTGATGATCGTAGAAGATTAAGTGCCATAGGgtataaggatttttttttttttttttttgtagtctTAATTGGTagtgttattattttatgttgctttggtattttgagtcaTGGATATTTCCAAGTCtttgtttagattttaatgtattttattgaggtaCTTTTTTTGTGTTCTTATGGAAGaatatggatatttgtgttgaacaaataagttaaaattttatgGACTCTCTGGGTTATTTTTAATGTGTTattagagatgattttaggaAGCATGAGCTAACTCTCTAGACCCATGGGAATGAGGCGTTATAGTTGATATCAGAGCCTTAAGTTTGAGGTTTTGCAAACTATAGTATATGAGGTTTTGGGTTACCGGTGGACTTTagggtataattttttttttcagatttgatgTCTAGAACTGTATGGACTGCAAGGATTAATCTTAGCGCTTGATTGTGTTCTTTGAATGCAAGTTCATATTCAATTTATGCGTGGATGACTTTGTTTTCCATGTGGGAGTTTGTTGTATTTTTAAGCATGCTATGATAATAGACAGACATGatcttatttaaatatttcatcaaCCAACTCAGAGACCTCttctaaaataaagaaagaaaaaaccaaataaaagcAGAGAGATGAGATAGAGATAGTACGTGGCTTGATTGCATTTTCCGTCGATGAAAGAAATGTCCACCTGGAGAGAGCATCTCTTTCCCCGTGTCCTTGTATATAAAGTCCCCATTCTCATTCTGAAACATACcacagagagggagatgaggAGCATGAAAGGGGAAGTGGTGCTCAATGTTCCTGCCGAGAAGGCCTGGGAAATGTACACAGACAACGAAATTATTAGCAAAATAAATCCGGAAATGCTTGCCCAAGCTGAATACATCAAAGGAGATGGCAGCCCCGGGAGTCTTGGGCGTTTCAAGCTCGGCCCTGGTAGTGTCTTTCACTGATCTCAAAGCTCGAGTATCTGCGAGTCTCCCTttattctctatatatatatatacatgcacttCCGTTTGGCATGATTGATATCTTACCCTATCTCGTTCCAGCTCAATTGAAGTGGTAGAGATAATAAATCTTAAGAGTCTTTCAGCAAACAAGAACACTTCTCTACAtataggtaaaaataaaaataaaaataaaaaaatacttgaccAAGTTGAGGATGGATGTCCAAACTCTCAGTCATCAAAAGCTCCCTAGAATGACAATTTCTAACTTGAGTTCAAGTCCTAGATTCCATCGACCTTATTTCTTAAACCGATCTagccaaaaaagaaaacgaaaaaagaacaaaacccaTTGCATTCATGGCAATATTAGTAGCATAATTTTGGGTATTGAGATTCCTAATGGAAATTAATAACTAACCACGCAAAATGTTCTGTACTTTTCAGGCGTCAGCAAATACGTGAAAGAATCAACTCAGAAGATAGAGAAGGTGGAGAAAGGGAAGTCGGTAACATATAGTGTAATTGGAGGTGATCTAACTAGGATGTATGAACCATATAAGGTTACCTTCTCATTTATACCAGTGCAAGGAAAAGAGAAGGAGATGTGCGTGGCTGAATGGAGGGCAGAGTTTGAGGCATTGACGCCGGCAACGCCTCCACCAGAACAGGCGAGGGATGCAGCTCTGGGTTTCCTCAAGTGGTTTGACAAGTTTGAGCCATGCTTCTAGCTAGCCACCTTAAATAAATGAGCCATGTTGAACTATAACATGTACTGTGCTACTTtgtgttttatacttttatattaCAACTCTGAtcataaaaatttcttaatGATCAAAAGCTATATATGTTAAAAGTACAGTCCATGCATGTGGGGAATTAAGTACTCGATGATGTGGGATGTCATGAT containing:
- the LOC109021846 gene encoding MLP-like protein 423: MRSMKGEVVLNVPAEKAWEMYTDNEIISKINPEMLAQAEYIKGDGSPGSLGRFKLGPGVSKYVKESTQKIEKVEKGKSVTYSVIGGDLTRMYEPYKVTFSFIPVQGKEKEMCVAEWRAEFEALTPATPPPEQARDAALGFLKWFDKFEPCF